The sequence ATTAGACAACTTGGTCTCAAATTAGAGGGGTAGACCTCTTCTTATACTTAACTGCCTAAAAACTATTTGAATTTTCAGACTAGGACAACATGGGATCTAATTCCCCATTCACTTGATGTGATCATATTGAAGACCAAATTCGAGGGCTGATTGAGAGGACTATGGCATTGTGGGTCCTAAGCTAGGACCAAGGCACCCTACAGCCCTAGTCCTAATAATTGAGACTCAACCTTGGGGAAAATATAGGAAACATGGTGAAAATGTAGGTTTGTGgggtggtgtgagtagaatcaagatAGTCATCGGGCATAAAATGATGAAGCACCAAGGTGAGTTCTATGTGAGAATGAAATTGCATATggatacaatttaggatgctacactaatgTCAATGTCTAAACTATTGATATAAGATTTTTTGCATGTTCTCAACAAAATTTGGTGATGTCATTTTTTCCTCAGGATGAACCTTCTAAATGATTAAGGCTAAATTTATTTAAACAATGATTGGTAATCATAGATTAGGTGCTTTGAAACTATGTTAGAGTTTATTCTCGAACCCCACAACTCCTagaaatcaattgaaataaaataaacctATCATACAAGAGAGAAAAAATAACTAATTTTCTATCTAAGTTTTGATAATTACTTTTAATTCAAAAAATATGAATTATACAATATACaacaataaatatttataataaggATGACAAATCTCTAGACGAAACCCTTGGTGAATATTATATTAGATCACATGACATGTGCCCTCATCATATGACTCGAGACAATACAATTGCATGAACTAAGTTTAGCTTAGCTATGTTAGTGTAAAAGGATACCTAatgatatattaattaattaagtgattaTGTGATTACCTTGTTTACTTTAACATAGAGGCCttctaataatttttttgaaatatgcaACATTGTATGGAATATAGGTGAACTCAAGCGAATCAAATCTTCATGATTGAGACCTAACATTTTATTCTAAGTTCCAATCAAGAAGACaatttgttatttttgttttaaCAAATTAGAAAATgacatatcatttctttgtcttggGGATTCAATGTATTCTTGGAGACCAAACATTCATAGCACTTAAATTTATCACGCGGATTATAATTGGAACCAAATTTTAAATGTGttaaaaaatgtttttattttatatatcattGCACATTTTAGAGATTTTTTAAAATATGTTCTAGCTACATATGAATAAAACTAATCAAAACTATATTTAAGattaatattttctattttattattttgatgggATACATATTCTATATCACGTTTTTATAATCATAGGTAGTGTTTGAGTTGTAATATGTTGGTTTTGATCATTTTGATCGACAATTTAACAAGACTTAGTGAATCGTTCACCATGTATTGTCCCCTTTCTTTTTAATAATAGATCTGTATTTAAAAAAAGCTAAGGCTAAAATTTTTAACAATTATTATCTACTTCTATTTATCATTAATATAATCTCCTTTTTGTTTAAGTGGATCTAGAATTCATGCATTGTAAGGAAAAtggaattatttataaatattgatAGTTACCATTAAACTGCTATAACATGAAAATTTAAATACCTATTAGCTTCACTAGAAATTTATTCTCcaaataaaattttgtatgtaatatttttaacaataaaatcatttaAAGAACATAAATCTATAAATAatcttaataaattttaaaattattatggCACATACCGGATCAGGAAAGAATGCATCTGCATTAGTCTCGTTGAATGTAACCACATTAATGATGTCCCTTGGAGATAATGTGTATATAAGCTCTTGAGCGAGTGTCTTAGAAGCATCAATAGCAGACAATAATGGTGATAAAACTTGATTTTGAGAATTGTATCCATGATCAATAAGAATGTTAAGGTGCTTTTTTACAGATATTGCACCATTGTACCTACATAAAATCTCAAATACATAGTTTTACATTAGTAAATATAATTTtttcataataataaaaaaaatgatataatGAGATAATTTTAGAATTTATTGGTCATTTATTTTTTTAGGATTATGTGGTTGCGTGTAGCCAAATTTGAGATAACTCAAATAAGATGTGAGAGAATTATATAAGGAATTTCTTATTATGGATTTCAAATGGAAAagtattatataaattatttttgataatatattgtttttcatgttttctttttttttttttttctttttagtcaATGTAAGGATTATATTATTTTTTCCTCTTGTTATTTTCTAATTAATTTTTATGCCAATTTTTGCAAGTTTTAAATCTTACATAATATTTCTAAATAATATGAATGTTCCATAACTCCATTGCTGCCGACCCTTTATATTGCTCTGTTTTAGCATATAAATAGTAAACATTAATGTAATCAACATAACATGTACGTTTTTTTTCTGCAGTCCGGCTGTAATCACCGAAGGCACGGTCGGAATCTTCTTGAAATTCTTATTGCAGACAATTTCCTCTGCACCCAATTGCGCTACAGTAACGGGTAAGCTTGCCTTTTACGACAGTTGTATTTCTACGAAACTGGGGGATTTCTGGGAAATTGGATCTGTTTATTCAAACCCTGGGTTTTGTGTTTTTCGATCTGAATCCGCATAGCCGGAAATCTTCGGGATTTACCTAAAAGACTGGGCAATTAAGCATTCGGGAAAAGAACGGTGAAGTTTTGATTTTTTCCGAGGAAGGATTGAAATCAGAACCCTGCTCTTGGAGACAATGCCATTAGATTTCGTTGGCAGTGTCAAGGGGTAGAAATTTGGCTCTGTGGTGGTTTTCTATGCCGCGAAAATACGACGGTTAGTTTAGGGCGAAGCAAAGAAAAAGGCCGTTGAAGAGATTAAGAAAGCTTGCTTTTCTGTTTTTCAAAATATTGCGAGGAAAAAACCTTCTCGAAGAGGGGATTCAATTAGAAGCTAAAGGAGCGGACGCTTTTCTGTTGTTTCCGTCAGgtgtttttcatatatatatatatttgctttcttggatgcatatatatatttgatatgtgATGTGGGGATTTGCTTTCGTCTAAGGAAAAGGGGTTTTGAAGCTTTTTGGATTATTTTGTTCTCAGAAGTATTGTTATTCGGCCATGGAGGCCTCGAATGTGGAGGGATCAGTGAAGGTAGACGAGAAACCCAGGGTTCAAGGGGCTGCTGCCAATCAATGTTCTGTGTGTCTCGAAGCTGTTGTTGTGGATGCTGCAAAGCGTTCTGTTGCCAAGCTCAAGTGTGGGGATTATTTTCACCTTGACTGCATTGGATCTGCATACAATGCAAAGGGGATTATGCAGTGCCCAAATTGCAGAGACATTGAAGATGGTCAGTGGGTTTATGCGAATGGGGGTGGTTTGCCAGATGATAGTCCatttgaagagatgggttatgaagatGGTGACTATGATATTTATGGTGGTGTATCAGAGTTTCTCTTTTCACATGAGCATATCGGAACTACAAATTGGTGCCCTTATCCAGGTTCATCGTATTCACACTTTTCTGTTTCATTAGAAGGAATTGATCCTTCGGCAAGTGGTTGTCCTGATTTACTTGTCAATGTTGTTTGTGGAAACTTGCCACCCTCATTTCCCTTTGGTCCTGGTAATGATTCTAGGCCATCAAGGTATCATCTTGGTTATGAATCTATGATTGGAGCTTTGCAGCATCATGTTCAGAATGAGTCTCTTGGTGCTGAGGTTGCTGGTATTCAAGGTTTTACATCTCCAGATGGACGGCAGTGGTCTCATCATATACTGCCAATGCCAAGTTCTATGTCGTCGGATACTGCCAGCTCATCAAGATTAATTCCAGTCAACGAGAGGTCTTGTCCATATCGAATGCCAACTGATACAGGGGCACAGCAGAGGACTGCAGATGTTTCAAATGCTTCTACCATCTGGTCCGAACCACCTGCACAGAACCAGTCTCAGGGTGGGAGAGGCCCTATACCTCCTGCAAGATCTAATCGAAATGCTTTAGGTACTTCAAGCAGTTGGAGTAATAGAAGCCATGGTGGAGCTGGAAGGACAGGACATTCAAGTGATTCTCATGCACAATTGCAATGGGCGTTTGCAACTCCTAGTGGGGTTCAGGATGGAAGAGCAAGCATGCGAGATACAAATCGGCAGGGTGATCACGGCATACCTTGGAGTAGGGATGGATTTTCTGGAAATCCTTGGGCTGTGCGAGAACCAGAGTACTTGAGGTGGGATTCTGTCGCTTCTAGCAGTTCTCATGCTGGCATTTACCATGGAGTACATGGACTTGGAAATGGTGCATTCAGGACTCCATCTGCTTTTTCTGGATATCCTTCTACTTTTCAACATGATGGATCAGGGGATGTTGGTTCTCAGTATCCTCGGTCAACCACACGACCCGGATAGGCAATATCATTTTTTGAATTAAGTCTTAAGAACTTTTAAAGACAAGACAgctgcattttgcatattcagctgcAACAAGTAGGCTGGGAAAATTCTTTTTCTGAAGCATATTCAGCTTTGAAGGCAAGTCGATGATTTTCCAAGATGTTTGATATCTGTGTGGCCAGTGGGCGTTTTGGCTGTTCAAATTATTCACAATATGTCACATCTCAAGCTATTCTAGGGGTAATATCATGCTCACAATATTTGAGGAGAGCTTTTCTTAATGCTTATGGTGAGGATATGCCAAAGTGCAAGGACAAATTTGACAGGTATTGATGGGCTGCCTCTCTCTGTCTGTCATTTTTGCTTTATAAATATTTATGGGACTCATGATCAATGAGTCAAGGTTTCATCTCTTTTTTAATTTTGCTTGGTCCTGTTTTTACTATTTTTTGTCTAAAAAAAACATaatatgtgcatttgtgaaagtacTTACGGAGTATCAATGTAGTTTATTAGTAATTAAATGAGATACAATAGATAGACTAAAAATGATGATATTATTTTGCTTATTTCTATTAAGGTATTAAGATAAGGATGATATAAGTGTTTCATGAaactaaaaatctataaatttggaGTTTTAATTTAGGATTTATGAAAATATATGTTTGTAAAAATATAAGTGTAGCAGAGAGATAAATGGAAGGATCCCAATAGATTAAGGAAAATAAGAGTTTATAATTTTAGCAATCACAATAGAGACATTAGTATTTGAAATAATATTGGGTTAGTCCTAGCTAAGAAAGTATTATATAATTACAATAAAGTAGTCTTTAGAGGTAAAAATAGATATCAAAATATAAAGGAGATGTATTGAGAAATTTACTAATAAAGAGTATATATTGAAGGTTTTAATGCAACATATAGTTTTACCATAAAATATAGGATCATGTAGAAGTAGAGAGGAGAAAGTGACCTAATAAGGTCTTattagaaagaaaaaatataatttaaagtaaTCTATAATCCATCATATTATTAGAAGCACCACCTAGAGCATAATTTAAATAGCATATAAAATAGTTCTTGTATGTTTTACTTGAAAGAAAATAATTAAGGTTGGAGATTGTCCTTTAGTAGAATTTAACCACATGTAGATCATAATTAGAAACATAAACTCTTGGACTAGTCGCATTAATGTCAAAGACCCTtgaaatgaaattctaattgatggatatataaattttaagaaaaaaacTATTAGAATTCAAAAAGGTTTCTCTAAAcatctaattatttatttctttccaaacACCCCATGATACATGGGGGATAATCAAATACCAGAGAAGAATAAGAACATGATTGTAAGAAGGGGTTATCCATTGGGACCCAAGATCACTAAAAAAGTTAGCGAAAACCAAATTAAGGTTCCAAAGAGAAATAATTCGAACCCAAACATACTTAGCAAAATCGAAACCCAAAAGAAGAAGGGATTTTTgagagtccatttcataaaaggtACATTTGTTGGGCAAAGCAAAACCCCTCTTATAGATATTTTCAATAGTAAGCACTTGTTTTGAGCAAAGAGCTAGAATAATATATTAACCTTTGGGATAAGCATCATATTTCATAAGGAAGACCAAAAAGGAGGAGAGGAATGATGATccaaaagaaaattgaaagcaaaACCAACATAAAAATCTATATTTGAAGAAAAATTTCAAAGAACTTTGTCATTCATAGGAGAGACCAAGACATGCACTAGATATAACAATCTTTAAAGATTATCTAATCCTAGATTCATAGATAGAAAATTTCCATCTCCCATCCTGAATATGATTAGTCAAACAATAGCTGAATTTTTTTATGTAAACATCTTTCAAAGGAAGCTCCCGCGAAAATTCCTTAAGAGGATAGTGACCATACCATTAGTCATTCTTGAAATTAATAAGTCAACCATTCCCCAAAATCCACCTAACGCCTAAAGTTAGAAATGATAAATCTAGAATTTATAAGATTATTACAAAGGGCTGAATCTAAAGAAAGAACCTGAGCATTAAGCATACCCTTAAAATTATCAAAACCTCCAAGATATTTGCTAAATGAGATCATCATCCACTCATTTATTTTAGAAAGAAGtctccaaatttgtttagataAAAGGGCATAGTTAGATTCCTAGGTAATAAGATGCAACTTTTTCCTAGGTAATAAGATGCAACTTTTTCCTTTCCTTAGTTCCAACCCATAATAAATTTTTCTAAATGTGTCAATCATATCAATGAAATTTCTAAGAAATTTAAAAAGAATCATAACATAAATAGGTAAATTCTAAAGAGTGTATTTTATCAGTTGAATCTTACTATTTTGATTGAGAAAAGTACCTTTCTATCCTACAAGTTTTGACTTAAACCTATTGAAAATCTTCATCCAAAAAGGATCGAGAATATTATTAGTGCAAAGAGGCAAGCCAAGATAAGTGGAAGGGAGACAACCCACATTACACTAAAGAAGTCTTGCAATTTTCCTTTATCTCAATTCAGACATCTTTAGATAGAAAATTGTACTTTCAGGAAGACTAATCTTCTGTCCAAAAGAAGCTTCATAATTAAGAACAATTGACTTGAGTCTTTTGGATTCGAGAATTAAATATCCCCACATAATAAAAGTATCATCATCAAATTGTTGGTGAGAAAAAACTTGCTCATTAGATAAAGGGTAAAGTCCTTTCAAAAAACCATCATTGATAGCCTTTTTCATGTATATTCCCAAAGCCTCAATCATTATAACAAAGAGGAAAGGATGAATAGGGTCTCTTTGTTTGATCCCTTTGGTAATATTGAAAAAACTTGATAATAATAGAAAACTTAAGAGTCGAGATAAGTTGccaaatgatatccaaaaatttgATATTAAAACCAAAAACCTTTAGCACTTTGGCAAGGAATTTCCAATTCACACAGTCATAATCTTTCATATGATCTAGCTTTACCAAAAAAAACTAGCTTTCTTATTGACAGTCAAGAGCGAATGTTCTCATGCATAGTAAGAATGAAGTTAAGAATTTGCCTACTAGGAACAAAACTATTTTGTTGAATAGAAATAAACGTAAACTGGTCAAACTAAATTTCCCAAAATATTTAGCACCAAGAATCTTGGGAATAAGAATAATAAAGGTAGATTTCAATTCTTTAAGAAGGTTCCTACCACCATAATACTCATTCATGAAATTAGTAATATCCTTTACCACAAAAAATAGAGCCTTCTTTTGGAGGAGCGATGGTGACAAATCTGAATTTGAATTTGGAAGGTGTTTAAGATGGTATCAATGGTGCAATTGCAGATGCATTTTTTGGGGACAATGGTGTCCTCAAGCCTGGCAAAGGGTGGGGTGGGAAGAATCACGAGGTGTCAGGTGAGTCCTCGTCTATCAAGGACGATGTTTCCTTGAGCTCAACTTAGGCACGTGAGGAGTCAGTTGGTGCTTTTCTTGATGCTTCTCGAGCCCATCTTTAGGTGGATGGTAACTCTGCAGATTCCATCCCAAAAGAGCCTTTTGGGGGTGGGGCGTCAAACTATCAAGGAGATTCTAGACGTGTAGGCGCTACCTCCAAATGGTCTGTCCTATTTGGAGTCAATCCTACAGACAAAAGCTCATTTCCTCCTATTCAAAATCTCTCTAACCTAGCTATTGGTGAGTTTTCTATCTTTGTTCCTGATTGCTTGATAGATAAAAGTATTTCTTTGATGGAGATGTCTCTTATAGGGAAATTCTATGGTCCTCGCCCAAATATTGATGTGGTTCAAACCTTTTCTGAGAAGAAATGAAAGCTTAAGGGACAGGTTGAAACCTCTAGTATGGCACGgggctttctttctttctctttctcttgtgaaGAGGACTTGTAGCCCATTCTATGTGGAAGGCCTTGGGTTGTTGGCAAGTCAACCTTGAATTTAAAGAAATTCATAGGAGCCTGGTTTTAAGCTCTCTAACTATTATTTTAATGCGGCTTCAATATGGGTTTGGTTACTTGGCTTGCCCATGGAGTTCTGGGTTGAAGAAGTATTTAAAGGTATTGGTAGTTCTTTTAGAAAGCTATTAACCATTGATGAAATGaattcttcaaggaagagattgGTATTTCCTCATATTTGTGCCAATGTTGACCAATCATCTCACCTCCCTTCAACAATCAAGATTAATTCAAAGTTGGGAGTATAGGACCAAAAGGTGGAATTTGAATCTCTACCTTTTGTTTGCTTTTATTGTAATAAAGTAGTTCATTGGGTGAAGAATTTTCCCTCTAAATCTCACTCAAAGCCACTTCTCTCTAAGAAGGTGTTGAAGGAGAAAAGTAAGGTGGTCTTTGAGGATTCAACTCATTCGGGTGGCCTGGGGTGAAAGAACTGGATATTTTTGTTTCTAAGGTGAAATCATCGAAGAAGACATTGACTATTTATGAATCATAAGAGAAATTTCTTGAGGAGATTCTACCAGCTTCTTCTAATAAGATCTCAGATTCAATTTATGGAAGTGATGGTAAATCTCCATTACACATTTAGAACCCTTTGGGGTTCCCTAATGGTTACCTTGAGTTGCAAGATATGGTTATTCAGAAGAAGATGCTCTCTTCTAAGGTGAtttgtgttagtgtaggtttttttattttccttatgttagggggtatttatttttcctacacatatattattaagcttgcttaggttattaggtgtggttaatatgaggacacatggcggaatacattagctacatgtgtaactctccacctcacatgggtagttgagttacacaccctcttttggcttgttgtgccacctctcataaccactattttgtcatttcctaagtgggttatggggtagttgggtttctcaccctcttttggccttatgtgccacctcttataactccttttttgttttcatgtaaggaggttatgccacatgttttggcatttaccaagtaggtaaaaacctcccaccttttatggggtagtaggtaaaacctcccactttttatggaggtgcgagtaaatgcacctcttggttgtatatgctattatttttctatataataagcaatatactctcaccttcacaagttgaagtgatagctcggtgagagtcttctttaaattctcttctttatctctatttttctctcatatcagatttatcttcattcagctattttgatcttcgatcatccgttgcttggagttgcatgtgatctatgaccgacatcagatcctggctcaattcttgcttctcacagaatttaacatggtatcagagccgtgttgtctggtatagctcattgcttggtatagctcattgcttttctgatttatttgagagatttgagattgttagatagctaatatttttcttaaaaaccaagtatgctcttctcctgcattttcgtgtgatctggagaatcagaatagtttaaaggaaaataagcttctagttaaatctggttttatatatgtgttctttgagatctgggtgattgcagcatttttggtaatattggaggcttctttagcatttccagagtgtccagaaggcttgtgaaaatcataagtgacttttatttcaccaaattcagagtttggagaacacagttaaaaaaatcagagtacttgacggaaagctggaaatgagcactcttcataattgcaggtcttattgaaatattctacccttctttgttagatattgcaggttgaatcagctgcatgtttttttttcccttctatagatcatatctttcttctcacaactctattttacaaaaatgaatagttgttggaaaggtattaagatacattgagcagctataaggctaattttttcagattttgtgttaaatttatatgtatttaaactttctattttggccattaaagccttagaaagcattgtaatctgataaaagccttgtaaatgcactaattataaagtgccaaccttgtaatatttgggggggggtgatttcaaagactagtgaaaagggggggtgtctcttgtgtcttctttcttgcactcttcttgactctttgcaatcttcttttctgctatcatggatgcatctacagttccactttcaacaccatataattactttgaatggaaatctaagatgataatatatctgaaaagacatggatatcatcgtgttactgtgggacttgaaactgaacctcaagatgctgcagaaaagattaaatggtttaataaatgtgatgaagcttttggtacattgtgcatgtcagtctctcctgaccttctttttcacattgaatctgctactacaccaaatgcagtatggactactttgggaaacctctttggtaagcaggatgaactaagaggtcatcaattggagaatgaactcatagggttgaatccaaccaattttgatactatacaagacttcttcactaaacttaagtctataagattgcagttggaacattgtggaactaagaaagatgataagcaactgatcttgagt is a genomic window of Cryptomeria japonica chromosome 7, Sugi_1.0, whole genome shotgun sequence containing:
- the LOC131033076 gene encoding E3 ubiquitin-protein ligase RFI2-like, whose protein sequence is MEASNVEGSVKVDEKPRVQGAAANQCSVCLEAVVVDAAKRSVAKLKCGDYFHLDCIGSAYNAKGIMQCPNCRDIEDGQWVYANGGGLPDDSPFEEMGYEDGDYDIYGGVSEFLFSHEHIGTTNWCPYPGSSYSHFSVSLEGIDPSASGCPDLLVNVVCGNLPPSFPFGPGNDSRPSRYHLGYESMIGALQHHVQNESLGAEVAGIQGFTSPDGRQWSHHILPMPSSMSSDTASSSRLIPVNERSCPYRMPTDTGAQQRTADVSNASTIWSEPPAQNQSQGGRGPIPPARSNRNALGTSSSWSNRSHGGAGRTGHSSDSHAQLQWAFATPSGVQDGRASMRDTNRQGDHGIPWSRDGFSGNPWAVREPEYLRWDSVASSSSHAGIYHGVHGLGNGAFRTPSAFSGYPSTFQHDGSGDVGSQYPRSTTRPG